Proteins encoded within one genomic window of Spirochaeta isovalerica:
- the amrB gene encoding AmmeMemoRadiSam system protein B yields MDKKKDKRVRQPIVDGIFYPASGEELTALIESYAEDLIPGESDLIYTPHAGYSVAGKLMAEAFISAAKRNIKEVVIISPVHREESDTIILPNFKFFETPLGQIPINMKSLHLFQNEDSLIVRNDIPHLEEHSIEDQLPFIQFLFPEATILPVLMGKTTISLVRKVAKGLERAYSGDRNDVLFVATGNLSSYAGREESLSAAEKALSLFSGGDWRSIIENRRTGNIEACGAGPLSAFLAYFGTALSMKVLSRSESVGKESEKGKTVAYGALSFKED; encoded by the coding sequence ATGGACAAAAAAAAAGACAAAAGAGTGCGGCAGCCCATTGTCGATGGTATATTTTATCCCGCCTCAGGGGAAGAACTGACAGCACTTATAGAATCCTATGCTGAAGATTTAATTCCCGGCGAAAGCGATTTAATATATACACCTCATGCCGGTTACTCTGTAGCAGGCAAACTGATGGCTGAAGCTTTTATTTCAGCAGCCAAAAGGAACATAAAGGAAGTCGTCATTATCTCCCCTGTTCACCGGGAGGAAAGCGACACAATTATTCTGCCGAATTTCAAGTTTTTTGAAACGCCTTTAGGTCAGATTCCCATCAATATGAAATCACTTCACTTGTTTCAGAATGAAGATAGTTTGATCGTCCGCAACGACATTCCCCATCTGGAAGAACATTCCATTGAAGACCAGCTTCCCTTTATTCAGTTTCTCTTTCCAGAAGCAACTATTCTTCCTGTTTTAATGGGAAAGACAACGATTTCTCTGGTCAGGAAAGTAGCGAAAGGGCTGGAACGAGCCTATAGCGGTGATAGAAATGATGTCCTTTTCGTTGCGACGGGGAACCTCAGTTCCTATGCGGGCCGAGAGGAATCTCTGTCGGCAGCAGAAAAAGCACTCTCTCTTTTTTCCGGCGGAGATTGGCGCTCCATAATTGAAAACAGGAGAACCGGAAACATAGAAGCATGCGGAGCCGGCCCTCTCTCTGCGTTTCTGGCCTATTTCGGGACGGCTCTTTCCATGAAAGTGCTAAGCCGGAGTGAATCTGTCGGAAAGGAATCGGAAAAAGGTAAAACAGTCGCATACGGAGCCCTTTCGTTCAAGGAGGACTGA
- the amrA gene encoding AmmeMemoRadiSam system protein A produces MSHLSRIEQRKYLQYARDTIAWKLGLRDTKPDFETQGGPFGAFVTLKKSGELRGCIGNIVSERPLSETIRDMALSAAFRDPRFPPLKVEEFRDLSIEISVLSPLERVKDTSLIEPGRDGLLIRNGYHSGLLLPQVATEQNWDRETFIEHTFYKAGLSPDFLEDDKTEIYSFTAEVFSENDLT; encoded by the coding sequence ATGAGTCATTTAAGCCGGATTGAACAAAGAAAGTATCTGCAATACGCCCGGGACACCATTGCATGGAAACTCGGGCTGAGGGATACCAAACCTGATTTTGAAACTCAGGGAGGACCTTTCGGCGCTTTCGTCACATTAAAAAAATCCGGAGAATTAAGAGGCTGCATCGGCAATATAGTTTCAGAAAGGCCCCTTTCGGAAACCATCCGGGATATGGCTCTATCCGCGGCATTCAGGGATCCGCGATTCCCGCCTCTGAAAGTTGAGGAATTCCGGGATCTATCTATAGAAATATCGGTTCTCTCTCCTCTGGAAAGAGTCAAAGATACGAGCCTGATCGAGCCCGGCCGTGATGGCCTCCTGATCAGAAACGGATATCATTCCGGACTTCTTCTTCCGCAAGTGGCTACCGAACAGAATTGGGACAGGGAAACCTTTATCGAGCATACATTTTACAAAGCGGGTTTGAGTCCCGATTTTCTTGAAGATGACAAGACGGAAATCTATTCTTTCACAGCGGAAGTCTTCAGTGAGAATGATCTGACATAA
- a CDS encoding NFACT RNA binding domain-containing protein: MSLNNSEIDLILKELDLISSRVDRISQPDRFSLYLETYGREGKQKIQVSLDHNSVRLCRVDQKPELPSTPPRFAQLLTARIKGSRILSVSQPEKERIVHLVFSGEEENYNLWIRFWSGNPNIILTGENNIIIDVLYRKKNQNEYPGKTYQPDFSQLSTNKDPVPRPVRDYEGFSDFNSFVNDYYNKGKGVREFESRKELVLKKLKRKFLQFENLHRNLLEKQQYYSRYDDLRLQGELIGSSLHLLKKGDSSLKTKNYYDGKEICIPLKPELSPSENRDDFYALSKKYRRGLEKITEDLADVEEKISEQEILINKAERIAGTEELELFEKALPDSPADSEQKRGSVKINTGLRFKSGKYEILVGRNSRENDALLRKYARGNDIWLHVRQHPGGYVFIKTLKGKSVPLETLLNAANLAILYSSLKKKTEADIHYTEVKNLRRIKGGAPGRVLVNNDKNIHIKYDEKRIEILRNKES, encoded by the coding sequence ATGTCATTGAACAACAGCGAGATAGATCTGATTCTCAAAGAATTGGATCTTATCTCATCCAGAGTCGACAGGATTAGTCAACCGGACCGTTTTTCTCTTTATCTGGAAACTTACGGCAGAGAGGGGAAACAGAAAATCCAGGTCAGTCTTGATCACAATTCAGTCCGGCTCTGCAGGGTCGACCAGAAGCCGGAGCTTCCTTCAACTCCTCCCCGCTTTGCCCAGCTCCTGACGGCACGAATCAAAGGTTCCAGGATACTCTCTGTTTCCCAACCGGAAAAGGAAAGGATAGTCCATCTGGTTTTTTCAGGCGAGGAGGAAAACTACAATCTCTGGATCAGGTTCTGGAGCGGAAACCCCAATATTATTCTAACTGGTGAAAACAATATAATCATCGATGTCCTTTACCGGAAAAAAAACCAGAACGAATATCCCGGAAAAACGTACCAGCCGGATTTCAGTCAGTTATCCACGAATAAGGATCCCGTTCCAAGGCCTGTGCGGGACTACGAAGGTTTTTCCGACTTCAACAGTTTTGTAAACGATTATTACAATAAGGGAAAAGGGGTAAGGGAATTTGAGAGCAGAAAGGAGCTAGTGCTTAAAAAGCTTAAAAGGAAGTTTTTGCAGTTTGAAAATCTTCACAGGAATTTACTGGAAAAACAACAATATTATTCCCGCTATGATGACCTGCGCCTGCAGGGAGAATTAATCGGTTCATCCCTCCATCTTCTGAAAAAGGGAGATTCTTCCCTGAAGACTAAAAACTATTACGACGGAAAAGAAATATGCATTCCCCTGAAACCGGAACTGTCACCTTCGGAAAACCGTGACGACTTTTATGCTTTATCAAAAAAATACCGACGGGGTCTTGAGAAAATAACTGAGGATCTTGCAGATGTGGAAGAGAAGATCTCAGAGCAGGAAATTCTAATAAATAAGGCTGAGAGAATTGCAGGAACGGAAGAGTTGGAGCTTTTTGAGAAAGCTTTACCCGATTCCCCGGCTGATAGCGAACAAAAACGCGGTTCCGTAAAAATCAATACAGGTCTTAGGTTTAAATCAGGTAAATATGAAATACTCGTTGGCAGGAATTCCAGGGAAAACGATGCACTTCTGAGGAAATATGCCAGAGGTAATGATATCTGGCTTCATGTCCGGCAGCACCCGGGCGGATATGTATTTATAAAAACCTTAAAAGGGAAATCCGTTCCTCTCGAAACCCTTCTCAATGCCGCTAACCTGGCCATATTGTACAGCAGCCTGAAAAAAAAGACTGAGGCCGACATCCATTATACGGAAGTGAAAAATCTCAGAAGAATCAAAGGCGGCGCCCCCGGCCGGGTTCTGGTTAACAATGACAAAAACATTCACATTAAATACGATGAAAAGAGGATTGAAATACTCCGGAACAAAGAGAGTTGA